TGCTGGATGGAAATCAGCTCGATGTCGGAGACGATGCCGTGCTTAGCGCAGAAGTCTAGCATTTCCTGTGTTTCCTGGATACCCCCAATCATCGAGCCGGAGAAGCTCTTCCGCATGGGGATGAGGGAGAAGGGGCGGACCTCGAGCGGCTTCTCGGGGGCGCCGACGAGCACCAGGTGGCCGTCACGGCGCAGCAGCCGCAGGTACGCGTTGAGGTCGTGCTGGGCGGAGACGGTGTCCAGGATGAAGTCGAACTTGCCGGCCTGGGCGGCCATCTCGTCCTTGTTGGCGGAGACGATGACCGCGTCGGCGCCCAGGCGCAGGGCGTCCTGCTTCTTGCGGTCCGTGTGGCTGATGACGGTGACGTGCGCGCCCATGGCCTTGGCGAGCTTCACGCCCATGTGGCCCAGGCCGCCCAGGCCCACCACGGCCACGCGCTGGCCCGGACCGACCTTCCAGTGGTGCAGGGGCGAGTACGTGGTGATGCCGGCGCACAGCAGCGGCGCGGCGGCGGCCGGGTCCAGGTTCTCCGGAATCCGGAGGACGAAGGCCTCGTCCACGACGATGGCCTCGCTGTAGCCACCCTGGTTGACCGTCTTCCC
This genomic window from Myxococcus hansupus contains:
- a CDS encoding NAD(P)-dependent alcohol dehydrogenase codes for the protein MIPVRAYAAQDAKSPLAPFQFERREPGPTDVQIEILYCGVCHSDLHQARDEWGGALFPMVPGHEIVGRVVRVGDQVTKFKAGDMAGVGCMVDSCRTCPSCKEGLEQYCEVANIQTYNARSKDGKTVNQGGYSEAIVVDEAFVLRIPENLDPAAAAPLLCAGITTYSPLHHWKVGPGQRVAVVGLGGLGHMGVKLAKAMGAHVTVISHTDRKKQDALRLGADAVIVSANKDEMAAQAGKFDFILDTVSAQHDLNAYLRLLRRDGHLVLVGAPEKPLEVRPFSLIPMRKSFSGSMIGGIQETQEMLDFCAKHGIVSDIELISIQQVNDAYERLVKGDVKYRFVIDLASLRK